Genomic segment of Vicia villosa cultivar HV-30 ecotype Madison, WI unplaced genomic scaffold, Vvil1.0 ctg.002440F_1_1, whole genome shotgun sequence:
CATGTCTATTGTTGCATCTCAATGCATTTTTTCATTGTGAAAATATAGAAGCAAGAAATCATAAATTTAGATGTAGTACACAACATAAGTCATATACCAGAAGTCGTTGGCTATAAGCATAGTATATAGCATTGAGCCTTTGTCATATAACTTCAAAATATAAGCATAGTATAGCATTGAGACgtgaaaaaaattcaaaccaacatTAGGCATGAAAACTAATCTAATAGCTCGGAGAGAGAAGTTCAAAATGTCTAACAAGTGCAGGAAAGCAAAATCATTAAGATCATCAAATCTGGAAAATGCTTTGACATTAGCAAATGCAAAAGAGTTCTCAAAAACTGAGTTGTAAAATCAGATTAACAGTAGAAGAAAGTAAATGAAATTACATAAGTCTAATGTGAATGCGTGATGATGATTCAAATGTGTGATTCCAGATGAACCATCTGATTTTGATCCAACTACTATAGATGAATCTAATGTGTGAATGCGGGATGATGATTCGAATGTGTGTGATTACAGATGAACCATCTGATTTTGTTGTGTTCATCTGATTTTGATTCATCTGATTTTGATCCAACTACTATAGATGAATCTAATGTGTGAATGCAGGATGATGATTCAAATGTGTGTGATTACAGATGAACCATCTGATTTTGTTGTTTGACAGAATGCGTGAGTGCTGGAAAAGTGACTGCAGTGAAATCCTATTTCAAACATAAGGCTCTGTTTTTGccaggaaaaaattagggaaCATGGAGGAAAAAAGACATTGccaggaaaaaattagggaaCATGGAGGAAAAAAGACAACACACCCCTCTGCAAATTAGGGAACATCTTGCTGTTTTGTTCTTCGGGTTTATTAAACTTaaaataatttagttttaatgataaacaaaaaaatattggCAATGGATTTGAGTGACAGAAAGTTATCAAGAATTAAACTAAAAACAATTCAGTTTTAATGATAAACAAAAAAATGTTGGCAATGGAATTGAGTTACAGAAAGTCATCAAGACATGAAGTAGAATTCAGAGAATTTTTTACAATTCACCGTTACTTTGTCGATTGCGTAGATTACAGCAAACTTGATTTCAACAATTCAACAATTTCACAGAACCCATCTTTAATAACTAAATTGATgggaacaatttaaaaaaaatggaagaaaattgtttaacaaaatatttcaacTTCTCTCATAACGGCCGAAGAAACATCATGATTAGCCCAGATATTTGCTTTCGAACTGAACCGATGGACATTTTTTTTAACCGAACCGgatatatatttcaatttcaatggACCGATTCTCAACAGCCCTAATCATGATTGTGCAAATATTCAAACTCCACATATAAATTTATTCAACATTTTAGATTTGATCAAACGCAATAGATTAAACCCATTCAGTTTTCACTTAAGCATTTTGATTTAACAAGTTAAAACAATTTCGTAAGTCTGATTCAATATCATCATGTTCATAAATTTAGGGTTTCTAATAACAAGTTAATTTcttaaagcataaaataaaagtctattaaattgaacaaaataaaaagaaatacttTCATAATCAAATTAAAGATGTAAATCCCAAATGGATAGTaaaccattaaaaaaaaaaatatcccAACCATAAAAAAAACACCCCAAATTGATATACTTCCccaaacaaaaaaaactaaattgaAAAATTATATGATTAAATTAAAGATTCACACCCAAACTGATAGACTTccccaaaagaaaataaaaacaacctAAATTGAAAATCTATATCGCTAGGGTTTAGTTAATAATTTCTAAAACAGAAattgaaattccagaaattagtTTCACTCCTCAGGTTCAATACCCTCGCCTTTAAAAGTCCATGCATTCTTCTCACGGACAGCCGCCTCTTCCTCCGGTGTGAAATCGTTTTGGATCCCGAAATACTCCCGCACGTAACGAACACTCCTATTCTCGATCCGATTAGCAACCGCCAGAGTAAGGAACTCGAAAAGCGCTTCCAAGTCCAGATAATGCACTGCGAGAAGAAAATCCTTCAACTCTTCGTTATCCAGTTTCTCGACGGAGAATTCCTTGACTTTGCCGGCGTCAGAGAGACGGTGGTATTCCATGATCATCGTCATGTGATTGCTGGAAACATTGGGAAGGGGAGCGACGGACACTTTAGCGCCGTCTTCATCAACGAGAGGCTGCAAAGCTTTCATGTTCTTCGCCAATGAAGGTTCGATTTCAAAAACGACGTCGTCGCAGGTTTTGACAGAGATTAGTTTCGCCATCGCTTCCTTTCTCACTAGGGTTCACTTTTGTGAATTTGGGATTCTACTTATTCCTATTTATAgaagaaattttttattatttttgaatttggttttattatttcaaaaatcACAGCAAAATCTTTTTGGAAAAAAATCCGTTACTCCTCTTTAATAGAAggaaaaatatatgattttcttttgttttattatttcgcAAATTTactatttcaaaaatcacaacaaaatcttttgaaaaaaaatccgtTACTCCTCTTTAATAGAAggaaaaatatatgattttcttttgttttattatttcgcAAATTTactatttcaaaaatcacaacaaaATCTTTTTGGAAAAAAATCCGTTACTCCTCTTTAATAGAAggaaaaatatatgattttcttttgttttattatttcgcAAATTTactatttcaaaaatcacaacaaaatcttttgaaaaaaaatccgtTACTCCTCTTTAATAGAAGGAAAAATATATGATTtacttttgttttattatttcgcAAATCACACCAAATCGGTTATTACTTGATTCTATATGAATAACTTTTTTTATTACTAGTATATatataagataaaataaattgtaAAGTAGCAATATATGAAGATAAAAAACGATTTTTAAAAATATGAGCACTTGGTTAGtagtaattatatttattttaaagataTAATTGTTAGTATTAATAAATATCCGATATTAATGCTGAGATTTGGTTTGGATAGTACTTTTTGTTTTAAAGACGAAACAAATTGTTGAGAATTTTTCAATAGATCATTTGAATCTTTTAAGTATTTGACGAAATTTCAATTATGTTCTATGTTTTTCGTAGATGTACATTcagaattattttttttttaaaaattgtttcttTCCGTAAGTACATCTACAGAACTTGTTAAAATAGAATGTTCCGTAGATACACATACGAaactgctattttttaaaatcacataCATTTCACTCCAAAGCTCAATTTTAATAACGACACTGAAAAACTCAATTACAGTCAATTAAAGTAATGCAATTTAAAGCCAATAATGTCGAATACATATATCAAATCGTCGTacaaaaatgaaatcaaaatacatGTATGAAATAAAGACGTCGGCATCCTACTGTGTGTGTCGTACATCATCATGCGCCTCTCTGCTGCCTCTGGCCCCGCCTTCGTTTCTACGTCCACCGCGCCGTCTGCTGGCTACTATGTCTCTATCGTCAAGTGCCCCACCTGTCCTGGAATAGTTTCTACGATACAAAAATGTCTCTTCTGCCACCTTAATGATACCTTCCACAAGACCCAGGCCAGCAGATTCCTTAGGGAAGAAACCATCAGTAATGCATGTTTACGTCATGTCAGTTATCTCacgacaccgaggaagaacatcctcAGTGTGGTCTATCTGAGCCTGATGAACCCGCAAAATCTTCTCGTGGGTTGGTCTGGGCGGTGATCCAGGTGCGGTGGGAAACATGTATGGGTGCGACACTTTGTAGTACCAAGTGATGTACCCGTCGACGCAACTCCAGTCTACCTCTAATCTGGTCGTCTGAGCCTCGTTaggaaccatgtgatgctcccaGTCTACAAATACCTCATCTAGCTGCCAATAGGTCATGGCGATAATAACAGGATCAGAAGGCATGTGAGTTATGGTCTGCTGGTAACCGAACTTATGCATGACATGATCCGAAAGATAATGAACAATGATGGTCGAACTGGCAGCTAACCATCCAGAATATAGTACGATCTCATCAAACGGAATCGTCTCACGGTGATCAACGTAGCAGTCGAAGTGGATGTTCTCAGTAGCCATGCGGTCAATGtaacatgtaacacccttctaaaaccccacgATTTTCacgaatatttttaataaataataaacataaaacaaaagcaaGGATGTCACATCTTTCATAAAACTTCGTATAACAATTAATCCTGCTTTGTAACACGGGTTCTAAAACATTTAAACATAAATAGCATCTTTGGTTCCATTAATCAAATTACTTCAAATTTCACAGCAGAATAAATATCTCTTAGGAACTTCTTCATAAATAAATCATTACTATGAAAGATAGTTCAAacatcaacaaaatcatcatactTTGTATTTATAACTTCATGATTATAAAAGTGATACAAATTCTTCAAAATAACAAAACGCTCAAGGTTCACAATCAATCGATTCCAAtcccgatgttacatatcagagcaagacccactaGACTCAACGAAACTAAATAGCGCACTCCGAAGCTACCTCTTATGCTTCCTGCACTAAACTTGATCACCAGCGCATTACCCAcgtggaggtaacattcaaacaggcATAGTGAGTAAATCGCAATCGTCATAAAAAGCATAAGTAATAGATATAGTATTCATGGCATAGGAATAAAAACAACATGACATCAATTACGACATCTATAATACAACGTCAATTCGACAATTCTTCTTACCAAACATCACAAATCAAAACATCCAACAAACACATCAATTAATTAAAGTATTTAATAcatcataatcattataaaagaCATAAGGAATAGATATAGCAGTCATATCCAGGAAACAACAATCATATAACATCATTTAATACATTACATATAACAACAATTACTAGTTCTTCACGTCATAGCATCATCAATCCAAGAATAAATCAAATACACCACTTAAAATATACCAAACATCATCTTCCAAGAATCAATCAAAGACATCAGCTATTCCAAGTATTGTGTAATGCCACAAATAATGAAATGCAACTTCataagactcatgcatgtggtaccaaaatatcactgatgacttagtcatcattattctccaaagatccccaccaatagGATCGATTCCCACTTGGAACCGGAGCACCATACAAGTTGCACTCAATCCACACTGTGGGATTGAGGCCATCACTGGACCAAATCGTCCTAACATCACTGGATAAATATCTTGCAAACTTCACTGGACAAGTCCTacaaatgctatgaatgcatgatgcgcaaCACCGCATAAAATACGACCACATCTAGTCAACACGCATCACcattcatcatattcatcatacatcatcacatACTTCATTTTAcacacatcatcaattcatcataTTTCATCACATACTTCATATTACTCACataatcataacatcatcaaatcaTCATATAACATACGTCAAGTTACGACAAGACATAGttaaattaattcacaatagaaagcATTACTTATTGGTATATCACCATGTGATATCATGATCTCATCATAAGAAAAACACGCACCATCATCATAATAACATCATGTCATCATAAAAAAAGCACTCATCAAGTTATACCAAAACATGGCCTACGCCAACTCATAACAAAGGGCATACTTCCTATGTTAACactacatagttcatcacttaatatAAATTCAAGCACTATAATAATAAATACTATGATTCATTTTATCCCACCATTTTATAGTTCATTGTGTtaactttccaacgcttcgagcGGCGCATTAATCGGAGTTCAGAAACTCAAGTTATAGCCTTTACAAGAATCTGTCAAAATTTGGTCTATCTCGGGTCCGCTCACGCCGACCCATGCTTCGACCGCTCGCTCAAAAATCATAACTTCCCCTTGCCTCGGATCAGCGCACGGATCAGCTCGCGCTGATCCATGCGTCGACCATTACTCTATTT
This window contains:
- the LOC131638821 gene encoding SKP1-like protein 14, which encodes MAKLISVKTCDDVVFEIEPSLAKNMKALQPLVDEDGAKVSVAPLPNVSSNHMTMIMEYHRLSDAGKVKEFSVEKLDNEELKDFLLAVHYLDLEALFEFLTLAVANRIENRSVRYVREYFGIQNDFTPEEEAAVREKNAWTFKGEGIEPEE
- the LOC131638819 gene encoding uncharacterized protein LOC131638819; translated protein: MATENIHFDCYVDHRETIPFDEIVLYSGWLAASSTIIVHYLSDHVMHKFGYQQTITHMPSDPVIIAMTYWQLDEVFVDWEHHMVPNEAQTTRLEVDWSCVDGYITWYYKVSHPYMFPTAPGSPPRPTHEKILRVHQAQIDHTEDVLPRCREITDMT